The nucleotide sequence AATACAGTCAATTTTATTGTATGATAATTTTTTGTAAGCCAAACATTTCATGCATGCTGGAGTTTCCCTTCCCAGTTCCCAGGGCTCTCCCTCTAACCTCTTGCAGTATTGTATCATTTTATCAGTAGTCTATCAAGCTTTAGTTTCAACcatatttgctttaaaacaaacaaacaaaaaatctttccCTTGACCCCATATTCTATGACGAAAGGCTTATCTCACTATTCCCCTTTCCGGAAAAGTTTCTAGAATTACTATCCTCACCATAGCCCAAGTGATCTTATCTCTCCTTAACATGTTCTATGGTGTCCCGTTGCTCTTGGGATCAAGACTGAAATTTCTTCATGTGGCCTGCAGAGCCGTAGCCTTCCTCTTTGGTTTTAACTCTTTCCCTCGGGTACAGTAGTGGACCCAAGATGGCAGCCTTACTAGATGACCTCAGTCGTTAAAACAGAAAAGTCTCCTCCCGCCCCAGTGGAAATATGTTTAAACCCTGAGATAAATCACCCGTTCAGTTTATAAGGAATATCATTCAATCTCTCTATTTTGGCTTCCATGATAGAATTGAACAGAATAGCCTTGGTATTTTCCAGCTTCTCCCCTCAAGAGATGTAGTCTCTCCTCCCTTTGAATCTaggcttggccatgtgacttgctttgttCTATGGAACATTAGCAAATCTGATACAAagagattctttaaaaagtgCTTACAAATGGtggcttgctctctcttgctgctgGGAACTCTTCTGCCACGTTGTGAAAAACTCACAGCTGACCTGATGGGTGAGGAGAGAAAGGATGTCAACACCTCATCTGACATCTAACCCATTGCCAGACATATGAGTGTGGCTCCTTAGACCAATTAGCCTGCCAAGCCCTGGACATGTGAGCCAGGCCACTGTAGACTAAGTCCAGCTATGCTGGCCCAGACCCAAAGAAACCCCCAGTAAACCCACAGACcagtgaaaaataatatttattgttctAAAGTTAAAGCAATAAATTTTGAGGTGGGTTAATTTTTCAGCAAAAGATAAATGACACCCAGGGTATTTCTTTGTATCTAATAGACTGGATTTAGTCGGATATACTTCTTGGAGCTGCTTAGCACCTAAAGAAGAGAGCCACCATACATCCCCTTCACGTGGCTAGTCTAGGTTATCTTATGTTGTCCCATCTGATTTCTCACTGTTTTGCTTATTTACAGCAGGGGTAATCTTACATGTCATGTCCGTTGTATTTCAACTTGTTCAGTAAAATTAATATCATTTGCCTCTTTTCGTTCCTAGCGCAGCCATGGCTCGTGGTCCCAAGAAACATCTGAAGCGTGTAGCAGCTCCAAAGCATTGGATGCTGGATAAACTGACGGGTGTGTTCGCTCCTCGCCCATCTACTGGTCCCCATAAGCTGAGAGAGTGTCTCCCTCTCATCATTTTCTTAAGGAACAGACTTAAGTATGCCCTAACAGGAGATGAAGTAAAGAAGATCTGTATGCAGTGTTTTATTAAGATTGATGGCAAGGTCCGAACTGATATAACATACCCTGCTGGTTTTATGGATGTCATCAGCATTGACAAGACCGGAGAGAATTTCCGTCTGATCTATGATACCAAGGGTCGCTTTGCTGTTCATCGGATTACACTCGATGAGGCCAAGTACAAGTTGTGCAAAGTGAGAAAGATTTTTGTGGGGACAAAAGGCATCCCCTATCTGGTGACTCACGATGCTCGCACCATCCGCTATCCTGATCCCCTCATCAAGGTCAATGACACCATTCAGATTGATTTGGAAACTGGAAAGATTACTGATTTCATCAAGTTTGACACTGGTAATCTGTGTATGGTGACTGGGGGTGCTAACCTGGGAAGAATTGGTGTGATCaccaacagagagagacaccctGGTTCGTTTGATGTGGTTCACGTGAAAGATGCCAATGGCAACAGCTTTGCCACCCGACTCTCCAACATTTTTGTTATTGGCAAAGGCAACAAACCATGGATTTCTCTTCCCCGTGGAAAGGGTATCCGCCTCACCATTGctgaagagagagacaagagactgGCGGCCAAACAGAGCAGCGGGTAGAATGGTCCCTAGGTGACGTGATTGGAAGTCTTTATACCTAATTAAAGGTCATacagcacaataaaaaaaaaacaacaacaacaaaactaataTCATTTGTGTAGTTTTCACTGattttattgctatttatttatttattaaatattttatttatttatttgacagagaaagagacagcgagagaggtaacataaacagggggagtgggagaggaagaaccaggcttcctcctgagcagggagcccgatgtggggctctatcccagagccctgggatcatgacctgagcttaaggcagatgcttaatgactgagccacccgggcgcccctattgctcatttttttttcttttttttaaactaaaggtTGAATTGTGTAAGTATTGAGTGTCATTTGTATGTATGTTTTGTCTTAAATTTAAGCTTACATGTATAGGACATAAAAACTAAGAAACAACAGGGAAATGGTCATATTATAGAATAATCATGTAATTTAGT is from Mustela lutreola isolate mMusLut2 chromosome 7, mMusLut2.pri, whole genome shotgun sequence and encodes:
- the LOC131835785 gene encoding small ribosomal subunit protein eS4-like isoform X1, with the translated sequence MGKRGHRGVPVRGLPRGVGKSRSASTLSLFSSCRVWCGAASGWEEAMARGPKKHLKRVAAPKHWMLDKLTGVFAPRPSTGPHKLRECLPLIIFLRNRLKYALTGDEVKKICMQCFIKIDGKVRTDITYPAGFMDVISIDKTGENFRLIYDTKGRFAVHRITLDEAKYKLCKVRKIFVGTKGIPYLVTHDARTIRYPDPLIKVNDTIQIDLETGKITDFIKFDTGNLCMVTGGANLGRIGVITNRERHPGSFDVVHVKDANGNSFATRLSNIFVIGKGNKPWISLPRGKGIRLTIAEERDKRLAAKQSSG
- the LOC131835785 gene encoding small ribosomal subunit protein eS4-like isoform X2, whose protein sequence is MARGPKKHLKRVAAPKHWMLDKLTGVFAPRPSTGPHKLRECLPLIIFLRNRLKYALTGDEVKKICMQCFIKIDGKVRTDITYPAGFMDVISIDKTGENFRLIYDTKGRFAVHRITLDEAKYKLCKVRKIFVGTKGIPYLVTHDARTIRYPDPLIKVNDTIQIDLETGKITDFIKFDTGNLCMVTGGANLGRIGVITNRERHPGSFDVVHVKDANGNSFATRLSNIFVIGKGNKPWISLPRGKGIRLTIAEERDKRLAAKQSSG